The following are encoded together in the Microscilla marina ATCC 23134 genome:
- a CDS encoding WD40 domain-containing protein — translation MKILPITLFCLLVNFMAIAQSNFMINQGHTDDLTAADVSTNGEWLVTASKDQTVKLWNYPQKKLHRVFALFGVTLIKSIAISPKGQYIAASFGNNQVKVWERKTGKLLFKLNHKSSVINHIDFSADGQTLAGGLSTGGIVRWHLQNGQQQPLLRGHLRGVIKLLYNKDGSKLISVDDQGSIFIWNLRLNKVEQKLNVGKEAISNIALSANGNTLVALRSKWIAKQGIDIWNLKTGRLVASQPLGRQTFTNALAVDPKNNTIAIANDRGKILLWQLQNNQITQGNTYDIKYAATVLLYVPRQSALVVGMRWGLLNIIDSNNGKSLFKRGTSRSKMKQVAFAKGKVLINREGQPALVWNGKKFITLEKSTGCTVLMSRDAKTSVGGGYAQRYVAWDNMTGAIQRKNKGRSYRGHKKISVSPKGTYYALSRNSRRIYIYKTADIDAKEPFRVINSKKAGKIFTFSPNEKHLALSGSSAAVEIWDIESNQRLQELKGHYWGTTQTAYDKAGKYLLSGDKNSGVVVWNLATGKYLKALKGHQSGITHLSFSKSDRYILSGDEGGELRFWDGRTYKFIKTFNGHQSAIVAADFTDDDTKIISADKNGEVIIWDVETGLKLLSLWTLNKGKDYVVFTPDGRYDGTPQGIKEAYRVSNDSVFRLEPNHPKHEKGLLETTLKSKSSENVVNTQSFAYYNIVLTNPDEPNAKIARETVINYNQESLVLKGRLQNIDNQQVIKVKVDGRRATFNRSDLTFSSRRISFLESPTKAVPIEVFTKDGNVTSRLLRISATLNNLSQKPALVVTQGHRLEIVSIDFHPRGKYYATASKDLSVKIWDRSLGQEFRTLHGHRELITKVVFSPNGQYLASMDRNEVILWKHPTGQIIRRIKTHEGNILFTSDSKRLLVQAVTPASGFSGNLVAVDTRNGERVKEYHTLDLGNASSLHPNNKWLFSKGKRLHLPTEKDHGYFENEGAKMYVWTMSSVSATHFTAYNVQKQAIQIWALNDPTKVATEIPFPMSKGIGKLRMTYDGKKLVVGTFYYQLLVYEVPSGKLIREIKLKKGVISQDLKFSVKRSTRELGIFRDFSISRDNRLLGVNAHLITAGQEGDNVSAYTTLGVRFITLNKGKELGVFGGVHEGIHNFSVTANEKYIASSHFGQSPGIRLWNLRKGQVDGFMPVEGVAFSNAQHAVAFDRMNKTIKLYTLPQLNEVFSMDMNDPVQRVYLSPDSKVLVYETIRKVGTTNQFEAWLHLFDLSDLKAPKLLRKIKTRAGGQHLIDWVSISPDNKYLVTRGSEPKGNETIFVVACLEIATGQWLMKYEMDYFHDRVLDFVPNKPQVLLSRVIEESGTFKSQLVALDYTTGKEVQKFMTDYEIIFSARFSPDGQYLVTGSGGYWLPQNIFFDVAIWDWSTKNLNCVMTGHANNVTQVWFGEQGKKVYSADDNSIIKVWDIGKCKLAGSFLGLNKDDYIILNADNYYKTSKGSIKGIGFRYKGQLRAFGQFDLRFNRPDLVMRDLGASKIVQRIYYKAWKKRLRRAGMTEAMMAGDLNLPEVMIPGKFDLPTATSAPFVKVEVKAIDHHEPLKNIQVYVNDVPLYGKSGIAARGKREFTQKLKIRLNRGMNKVAVSAMNENGLESAKETFNILYQAPPTKAKPWLYVLAIGVSEYQDSERNLKFAEKDANNLIESLRSAGNYDSVVVRKVLNAQATKANIIKASKVFGKSTVDDQILIYVSCHGLLDDQMDYYLATYDVDFKNPAKQGLPYEAIERMLDKVPARKRLIMIDACHSGELDKAEVEVTAAPDAKLQKKQKVSIAFKGGRKFIKPKAGLNNSFDYMKALFNDVSNRSGATIISAAAGYEFALESKEWNNGVFTYSVMKGLDFSEGSTENADFDKDGKVTVSELKEFVIIKVTELTNGKQVPTTRRENQSLDVVLYAPKSKE, via the coding sequence ATGAAAATACTTCCAATCACCTTGTTTTGCCTGTTGGTAAACTTTATGGCTATAGCCCAAAGCAATTTTATGATCAATCAGGGGCATACCGACGACCTGACTGCAGCCGATGTGTCAACAAATGGCGAGTGGCTTGTAACAGCGTCTAAAGACCAAACTGTAAAGCTTTGGAATTACCCTCAAAAAAAACTTCATCGAGTGTTTGCCCTATTTGGTGTTACACTGATCAAATCGATAGCCATCAGTCCAAAAGGCCAATACATTGCGGCAAGCTTTGGCAATAATCAAGTGAAGGTATGGGAACGAAAAACTGGCAAACTGCTATTCAAACTCAACCATAAATCATCTGTCATAAATCATATTGACTTTAGTGCCGATGGACAAACACTTGCCGGAGGTTTGTCTACGGGTGGCATAGTAAGGTGGCACCTGCAAAACGGGCAACAGCAACCCTTGCTAAGGGGGCACTTAAGGGGGGTAATCAAGCTTTTGTATAACAAAGATGGAAGCAAGCTCATAAGTGTAGACGACCAAGGTAGTATTTTTATCTGGAACCTGCGCCTCAACAAAGTAGAGCAAAAGCTCAATGTAGGCAAAGAAGCCATTTCTAATATTGCCTTAAGCGCCAACGGCAACACCTTGGTAGCCTTGCGCAGCAAGTGGATAGCCAAACAAGGCATTGATATATGGAACCTCAAAACCGGACGCCTGGTGGCAAGCCAACCTTTGGGTAGGCAAACCTTTACGAATGCCCTGGCGGTTGATCCAAAAAATAATACCATTGCCATAGCCAACGACAGGGGTAAAATATTACTTTGGCAGCTTCAGAATAACCAAATCACTCAAGGCAATACTTATGATATAAAATACGCCGCCACAGTATTGCTGTATGTACCCCGTCAATCTGCCCTGGTGGTGGGCATGCGGTGGGGTTTGCTCAATATCATCGACTCAAATAATGGCAAATCGTTGTTCAAACGAGGAACGAGCCGCAGCAAGATGAAGCAGGTGGCTTTTGCCAAGGGCAAAGTATTGATCAATCGGGAGGGGCAACCTGCTTTGGTATGGAACGGGAAAAAGTTTATTACCCTCGAAAAATCAACTGGTTGTACTGTATTGATGAGCCGCGACGCCAAAACCTCGGTGGGAGGGGGCTATGCACAACGTTATGTGGCTTGGGATAATATGACTGGGGCAATACAACGGAAAAACAAGGGGCGCTCTTATCGGGGACATAAAAAAATAAGTGTATCGCCCAAAGGAACTTATTATGCCCTGTCGAGAAACAGCCGCCGGATATACATATACAAAACAGCTGACATTGATGCTAAAGAACCCTTTAGGGTAATAAACAGTAAAAAGGCTGGCAAAATTTTTACTTTTAGCCCCAACGAAAAACACCTGGCATTGAGCGGAAGCAGTGCTGCGGTAGAAATATGGGACATCGAAAGCAATCAACGCCTTCAGGAACTCAAAGGGCATTATTGGGGTACTACCCAAACAGCTTACGACAAAGCAGGAAAATATTTGCTAAGTGGCGATAAGAATTCTGGAGTAGTTGTGTGGAACCTTGCCACGGGTAAGTACCTAAAAGCACTCAAAGGGCACCAGAGTGGCATTACCCACCTTTCGTTTAGCAAAAGCGACCGCTACATTCTTTCGGGCGACGAAGGGGGTGAACTGAGGTTTTGGGATGGGCGTACTTATAAATTTATCAAAACTTTTAATGGACATCAGTCGGCCATTGTAGCGGCTGACTTTACCGATGATGACACCAAGATTATAAGTGCCGACAAAAACGGGGAAGTGATTATCTGGGATGTAGAAACAGGGTTGAAGCTATTGAGTTTGTGGACGCTCAATAAGGGAAAAGACTATGTAGTGTTTACCCCTGATGGTAGGTACGACGGCACCCCACAAGGGATCAAAGAAGCCTACAGGGTAAGCAACGACTCGGTGTTTAGGTTGGAGCCCAACCATCCCAAACACGAAAAAGGATTGTTGGAAACTACGCTAAAGAGTAAGTCTTCGGAAAATGTAGTGAACACCCAAAGTTTTGCTTACTACAACATTGTATTGACAAACCCTGACGAGCCCAACGCAAAGATAGCACGCGAAACCGTTATCAATTACAACCAGGAAAGTCTGGTGCTCAAAGGACGTTTGCAAAACATTGACAACCAACAGGTAATCAAGGTAAAAGTAGACGGACGTCGGGCTACTTTTAATCGGAGCGACCTTACTTTTTCGTCACGAAGAATTTCGTTTTTAGAGTCACCCACCAAGGCGGTCCCTATAGAAGTGTTTACCAAAGACGGCAATGTTACCTCAAGGCTTTTGCGTATCTCTGCTACTTTAAATAACCTGAGCCAAAAGCCTGCCCTGGTAGTAACCCAGGGGCACCGCCTGGAGATTGTATCGATTGACTTTCACCCTAGAGGTAAATACTACGCTACGGCAAGCAAAGATCTGTCAGTAAAAATATGGGATCGCTCACTGGGGCAAGAGTTTCGCACCCTGCATGGGCACCGCGAGTTAATCACAAAAGTGGTCTTTAGCCCCAATGGTCAATACCTGGCGAGCATGGATCGCAACGAAGTGATTTTATGGAAGCACCCCACCGGGCAAATCATACGCCGAATAAAAACCCATGAAGGCAATATTTTATTTACTTCCGATAGTAAACGCTTGTTGGTTCAGGCGGTTACTCCAGCGTCGGGGTTTTCGGGCAACCTGGTAGCGGTCGATACCCGCAACGGCGAACGCGTCAAAGAGTACCATACCCTTGACTTGGGCAATGCTTCATCGCTGCACCCCAACAATAAATGGCTGTTTAGCAAAGGAAAACGCCTTCATTTGCCCACAGAAAAAGACCATGGGTATTTTGAAAACGAAGGTGCTAAAATGTATGTCTGGACGATGTCATCAGTGAGTGCTACCCACTTTACCGCTTACAATGTGCAAAAACAAGCCATCCAGATTTGGGCATTGAATGATCCCACCAAAGTGGCCACCGAGATTCCTTTTCCAATGAGCAAAGGTATTGGCAAGCTGCGCATGACGTATGATGGAAAAAAACTGGTGGTCGGTACTTTTTATTATCAACTGTTGGTATATGAGGTGCCTTCGGGCAAGTTGATCAGGGAGATTAAACTAAAAAAAGGCGTGATTTCGCAAGATTTAAAATTTAGTGTAAAAAGGTCTACCAGAGAGTTGGGCATTTTTCGCGACTTTAGCATTAGCCGCGACAACCGCTTGTTGGGGGTAAACGCGCACTTGATTACTGCCGGCCAAGAAGGCGACAACGTATCGGCTTATACTACGCTGGGGGTACGGTTTATTACCCTTAACAAGGGCAAAGAGTTAGGGGTTTTTGGGGGAGTACATGAGGGTATCCATAATTTTTCGGTCACCGCCAACGAAAAATACATCGCTTCTTCTCATTTTGGGCAGTCGCCAGGCATTCGTTTGTGGAACCTGCGCAAGGGGCAAGTAGATGGTTTTATGCCTGTAGAAGGAGTAGCGTTTAGCAACGCCCAACACGCTGTAGCTTTTGATAGAATGAACAAAACGATTAAGCTGTATACCCTGCCCCAACTCAATGAGGTATTCAGCATGGATATGAACGACCCGGTACAAAGAGTTTACCTCAGCCCCGACAGCAAAGTATTGGTGTATGAAACCATTCGGAAGGTGGGCACCACCAATCAATTTGAAGCATGGTTGCACCTGTTTGACCTGAGCGATTTGAAAGCCCCCAAATTGTTACGAAAAATAAAGACCAGGGCAGGCGGACAACACCTCATAGACTGGGTAAGCATCAGCCCCGATAACAAGTACCTGGTGACCAGGGGCAGTGAGCCCAAAGGCAACGAAACTATATTTGTGGTAGCCTGCCTTGAGATAGCCACTGGCCAATGGTTGATGAAATATGAAATGGACTATTTCCACGATCGGGTACTGGATTTTGTACCCAACAAACCCCAGGTGTTGTTGTCAAGGGTGATAGAGGAAAGTGGTACTTTCAAGAGCCAACTGGTAGCATTGGACTATACCACGGGCAAGGAGGTGCAAAAATTTATGACTGATTATGAAATCATTTTTTCTGCCCGCTTTAGCCCCGATGGGCAATACCTGGTAACAGGCAGTGGAGGGTATTGGTTGCCTCAGAATATTTTCTTTGATGTGGCGATATGGGACTGGAGTACCAAAAACCTGAATTGTGTAATGACTGGGCACGCCAACAACGTAACTCAGGTATGGTTTGGCGAGCAAGGAAAAAAAGTATACAGTGCCGATGACAATAGTATCATCAAAGTATGGGACATTGGTAAGTGCAAACTTGCCGGGTCGTTTTTGGGGCTCAACAAAGACGATTATATTATTTTGAACGCCGATAATTATTATAAAACCTCTAAAGGCAGCATCAAGGGCATTGGGTTTCGTTACAAGGGGCAACTCAGGGCTTTTGGGCAGTTCGACTTACGCTTTAACCGCCCCGATTTGGTGATGAGAGACTTGGGAGCGTCTAAAATTGTGCAGCGTATTTATTACAAGGCATGGAAGAAACGCCTGCGCCGCGCCGGAATGACTGAGGCAATGATGGCTGGCGACCTGAACCTGCCCGAAGTGATGATTCCGGGGAAGTTTGACTTGCCTACGGCTACTTCAGCGCCTTTTGTGAAGGTAGAAGTAAAAGCTATAGACCATCATGAACCCCTTAAAAATATTCAGGTATATGTAAACGATGTACCGTTGTACGGTAAAAGTGGCATTGCTGCCAGAGGAAAGCGTGAATTTACTCAAAAATTGAAAATAAGGCTCAACCGGGGGATGAATAAAGTAGCCGTGTCGGCAATGAATGAAAACGGATTGGAGAGCGCCAAAGAAACCTTCAATATTTTGTATCAGGCACCCCCCACCAAAGCCAAGCCTTGGCTGTATGTGTTGGCTATAGGAGTGTCTGAGTACCAAGACTCGGAGCGCAACCTGAAGTTTGCCGAAAAAGATGCCAACAACCTGATAGAGTCGCTCAGGAGTGCAGGCAATTACGACAGTGTAGTAGTAAGAAAGGTGCTCAATGCGCAAGCCACCAAAGCCAATATTATCAAGGCAAGCAAGGTGTTTGGAAAAAGCACAGTAGACGATCAAATTCTTATTTATGTGTCGTGTCACGGTTTGCTCGACGATCAAATGGACTATTACCTGGCTACCTACGATGTAGACTTTAAAAATCCGGCAAAGCAGGGGCTGCCCTACGAGGCTATAGAGCGTATGTTGGACAAGGTGCCCGCCCGTAAGCGTTTGATTATGATTGATGCTTGTCATTCGGGTGAATTGGACAAGGCAGAGGTAGAAGTAACTGCTGCCCCTGATGCTAAACTTCAAAAAAAACAAAAGGTGAGCATTGCTTTTAAGGGCGGTCGCAAGTTTATCAAACCCAAGGCTGGACTTAATAATTCGTTTGATTATATGAAGGCCTTGTTCAATGATGTATCCAACCGTTCGGGAGCCACTATTATATCTGCGGCAGCGGGTTATGAATTTGCCCTAGAGTCTAAAGAATGGAACAATGGTGTGTTTACCTATTCAGTAATGAAAGGGTTGGATTTTTCGGAAGGCAGTACCGAAAACGCCGATTTTGATAAAGATGGCAAGGTGACCGTATCGGAGCTAAAAGAGTTTGTGATCATCAAAGTGACCGAACTTACCAACGGCAAACAAGTGCCTACTACCCGCCGCGAAAACCAAAGCCTGGATGTGGTACTGTATGCACCTAAGTCTAAGGAGTAG
- a CDS encoding short chain dehydrogenase → MKILIIGGHGTLGKVVTDYFAQKHEVLVAGRSKGDLTIDIADSASIEAGFAKAGKLDAVICIAGEAKWAHFDELSEQDYHIGINSKLMGQVNVTRIAQRYLHPQGSVTLTTGILADDPVPFTTSAAMVNGAIHSFVKAVVLDLQNGIRVNVVSPGLVEAAADKYRDYFPGHIPVTMQQMLSGYIRSVEGKGNGEVIRIY, encoded by the coding sequence ATGAAAATATTAATCATTGGCGGCCACGGTACCCTGGGCAAGGTAGTGACTGATTATTTTGCCCAAAAACACGAGGTATTGGTCGCGGGACGTAGCAAAGGCGACCTTACTATAGACATTGCCGATAGCGCATCAATCGAAGCTGGATTTGCCAAGGCAGGCAAGCTTGATGCGGTAATATGCATTGCCGGAGAAGCTAAATGGGCGCACTTTGACGAACTGTCTGAACAGGACTACCACATAGGCATCAATAGTAAGCTCATGGGGCAAGTCAATGTTACCCGCATTGCCCAGCGTTACCTTCATCCGCAAGGCTCGGTTACGCTCACCACTGGCATACTTGCCGATGATCCTGTGCCTTTTACTACCAGTGCTGCTATGGTCAATGGAGCCATTCATAGTTTTGTAAAAGCAGTGGTACTTGATTTACAAAATGGCATCAGGGTAAATGTAGTGTCGCCAGGTTTGGTAGAAGCAGCCGCTGACAAGTACCGCGACTATTTTCCGGGGCATATCCCTGTTACTATGCAACAAATGCTCAGTGGCTATATTCGCAGCGTTGAGGGCAAAGGCAATGGTGAGGTGATCAGAATATATTAA